The region TTCGCGAGTTTTTCAAGTGCCAGTTGTGTGGTGAGTTTATCAACCACTGCCGCCTGCTCAGCGCTGCTTTCCTGATACGGGTAGCGACCCATAGCGATTAACTCGGTGGTACAGAAGGCAAAATTAACACGGTTGTGCTGTAATAGCACGGCTCGCTGAGTAGCTAAAGTGAGCGGGTCGAGTTTATCCATGGCACACCCGTGCAACAGGATCTGGCCACTATAGGGGATATCATCACAAATCGCGCTTAATAATGTGGATTTCCCTGCACCATTTTCACCCAGCAGGACAATAAACTGACCGGTTTCTAGCGTCAATGACACCTCAGTCAGTATAGGCTTGCCGCCACGGGTCACTGTCAGGTTACGACATTCAAGCATGTGCACCTCGTTTTTGTTGGATCAATAAATAGACGAAAAACGGACTGCCGAACAGGGCGGTGATCACACCAATGGGTAGCTCTGAAGGGGTAACAACCAGACGTGCTAGCCAGTCGGCCGTGAGCAATACCACACAGCCAAGTAACATACTCAAAGGCAGCATGCGGCGCAGATCAGGACCAACCAGCAATCGTGCCAGGTGAGGCACCAGCAGGCCGACAAAGCCAATCATGCCCGACATAGCAACCGCCCCGCCGACACCCAGTGCAATCAGAAAAATCACCTCCTTTTTGAGTCGGCTGACATTGACGCCCAGATGTCTGGCATCACGTTCTCCGAGCATCAGCGCATTGATCTGTTTTCGACGCACAACCAGCATCACGATGCAAATAAGAATGAGCGGCGCGCCATATTGCATGGCGGACCAGCTGGCGCCGGCGAGCGCGCCCATCTGCCAGTAGGTCATCAGGCGCAAAGAAGTATCATCGGCAAAAAAGCTGAGCAGTCCGATCAACGCCATGGCCACGGCATTGATCGCCACCCCGGCAAGCAGCAGTATAGTGATCTGGACCTGGCCGTTGTGGCTGGCAATACGATACAGCAAGGAAGTGATGGCCAGTGCGCCTAAAAAAGCCGCCGGTGCGACCATGGCTTCGTTAATAAAGGCTACTTTTGGGGAAAGTGCTATCACTGCAATGGCTGCAACGGCCGCACCACCGGTGACTCCCATCAGGCTGGGATCGGCCAATGGGTTGCGACACAGTGCCTGACTGGCAGCGCCACTGCAGGCAAGTACACAACCCACCAACAGGGCCAGTAACAGCCTTGGCAGACGGATCTGAGTAACTACGGTTATATGCAGCTCAGTAATATCTTGTGTAAGTTGATCAGGTAACAGGGCAACCACAGGCATGCGCCAGTCCCAGCCTACCGGACCGCTACTTATAGATAACCAGGTCAGCGCAAGCAATGCAGTACTGCTTAACCATAACCAGGTAGTGTGATGACGTGATGTTAAAATCGAGTGCGTCGGAGTCATAGTGTGGATTGTTCCCGATATGCGGCAAGTTGAGCTATGGCTTCAGGTAGTCGGGTGGTCATCCCCATTGACATCAAAGAATCCATCACCAGCAGTTTGCATTGCTGAGCGGCTGGTAGCAAAGCCAGGGCACTTTGCTGACAAAATTGCTCCGGGCCACCGAGGCTGTGAACAACATGGCTAGGAGCAACCAGAAAGTCTGGCGAGCTGACTAACATAGCTTCACGGTTGAAGGGTTTGTAGCCGGGCTCCGTTGCCAGATTACGCACACCCGTATAGCCGAAGAGCAGATCAGGCACCGTTTCTGGGCCTGCTACTGTGATGCCTCGATCGCCGGCAGAGAGAATAAAGAGCGCACTGAGGGAGGATGGTGGTGCTTTGGGCGGTAAGGCTTGCTTCAGTTTATTTATAAGTCTTTGTGCCTGACTTGGCTGGTTTAGATCTTGGCCAAGCTGGGCTATCAGGTTAAATAGCTCATTGATATTAGTCGGCTTATCATACAGGTTGAGTTGCACTCCGGTGCTGCGCAACTGAGTCAAAACTTCGGGTCTGCCGCTGCCTTGCAAAGCAAGGATCAAATCTGGGTGTTGCGACAGCACGCCTTCAGCTGCCAGATCTCGATAGTAGCCTACCTTGGGCAATTTCGTCGCAGCAACCGGTGAGGTACTGGAGGAATCTACAGCCACGACATTTTTTCCTGCCCCCAGAGCAAATACTATGTCTGTTATGGAGCCTCCCGCGATAACTATGCGCTGTGCGGCGACGCCTTGGTGACTGAGCATTGATATCAAAATCAGAAACATTAGTTTATGCATGGTTTATCTCGTTTAATACAATTATTTTTGGTTCCCCTGTATTTTTTGTCACAATATTTTAATTCACATGTCACGCAGAAATAGAGGGTGCTCACCTTATCAGGTACCGATTCTACTGAATAAAGCCACCCAAATCTACATAAATATAAAAATGAAAACCATTATCATTTGCAAATGAGTTTCAGGGACATTATAGTGCACAACAAAATAGTTCTGTTTAAATTCCTGAATGAGGTTTCTAATGACTTTAAAGCACAGCAGTATTGCGCTTGGTGTAGTAGCAGCACTCCTTGGTACGACCGATGCCAAGGCCGATGAATTTGAAAAGTCTGCAGAGGTTATTGTGGTTAGTGGTTCACGGGTCGAGCAAAAGCTGTCGGATGTGACTGGCAGTGTCAGCGTCGTGACTGAACAGACTCTGGAGCAGGAAGTGAGTATCGACCTGGCCTCGGCGTTTCGTTATAAAACCGGTATTACCACACAGGGTAGTGCAGGTAATGCACAGGCGATCACTGTGCGAGGTATTGGCGGTAACCGCGTGGTCTATATCAAAGACGGCAGACGTTTGAACGATGCCTACGAAGGTGGGCAGGGGTTGTTAATTGGTCGGGGCTATTTGGATATCGAAGGCGTCAGACAAATTGAAATAGCCAAAGGGGCCGCTTCCTCACTTTACGGCTCAGATGCACTCGGTGGCATAGTAGTAATATCCACTAAATCACCCTCTGATTATTTAGCAAGTAGCAAAGCGTATGCTCATCTCAGTGCTGGTTATCATGGTGCCAGTGACGAGCAGAGCATCAGTGGCGTGTTTGCAAAGCGCATTGGCGAGCATGCAGCGTCACTTCAGTTAACTCGCCGCGAGGGGAGTGAAACACAGAATTATGACGAATCCTTGCCTGAATATGACTACACCTCCACGGCTGCTGTACTAAAAGGTGAACTGGCCCTGGGGGCGCAGTCTAGCCTGTTAACTACTTTGGATTATTACACTCAGGAAACAGAGCAGGTACTGGCAGAACAGAGCAACGAGACAAAGGAAGTGAACGATAGCCTGTCAGTGTCCGTACTATATAAAAGCAGTGCGGCAACGGCCCTGTACGATAACCTGCAAGCACAGGCATACTTTAGCGATTACGAGCAACGCAGCGATCAAATCCGCGCCGGT is a window of Pseudoalteromonas sp. R3 DNA encoding:
- a CDS encoding ABC transporter substrate-binding protein gives rise to the protein MHKLMFLILISMLSHQGVAAQRIVIAGGSITDIVFALGAGKNVVAVDSSSTSPVAATKLPKVGYYRDLAAEGVLSQHPDLILALQGSGRPEVLTQLRSTGVQLNLYDKPTNINELFNLIAQLGQDLNQPSQAQRLINKLKQALPPKAPPSSLSALFILSAGDRGITVAGPETVPDLLFGYTGVRNLATEPGYKPFNREAMLVSSPDFLVAPSHVVHSLGGPEQFCQQSALALLPAAQQCKLLVMDSLMSMGMTTRLPEAIAQLAAYREQSTL
- a CDS encoding TonB-dependent receptor, producing MTLKHSSIALGVVAALLGTTDAKADEFEKSAEVIVVSGSRVEQKLSDVTGSVSVVTEQTLEQEVSIDLASAFRYKTGITTQGSAGNAQAITVRGIGGNRVVYIKDGRRLNDAYEGGQGLLIGRGYLDIEGVRQIEIAKGAASSLYGSDALGGIVVISTKSPSDYLASSKAYAHLSAGYHGASDEQSISGVFAKRIGEHAASLQLTRREGSETQNYDESLPEYDYTSTAAVLKGELALGAQSSLLTTLDYYTQETEQVLAEQSNETKEVNDSLSVSVLYKSSAATALYDNLQAQAYFSDYEQRSDQIRAGADRSGPYVDTNDYRFEQQIVGTRLVLDKQLDVGAVAHQFVYGLDFDRYDTQRPRYKSRRTLQGALVKDNEAQKAFPGADTTLIGLFIQDNVTLLPDSLTVNAGLRLDSYQMDPKHDTLYASGAFEKIDETALSPKLGVVYSISDGLSLVGQYARGFKIPPTIRLIRVTVLSLFTRSSQIQIWIRNTVIALNSV
- a CDS encoding iron ABC transporter permease, producing MTPTHSILTSRHHTTWLWLSSTALLALTWLSISSGPVGWDWRMPVVALLPDQLTQDITELHITVVTQIRLPRLLLALLVGCVLACSGAASQALCRNPLADPSLMGVTGGAAVAAIAVIALSPKVAFINEAMVAPAAFLGALAITSLLYRIASHNGQVQITILLLAGVAINAVAMALIGLLSFFADDTSLRLMTYWQMGALAGASWSAMQYGAPLILICIVMLVVRRKQINALMLGERDARHLGVNVSRLKKEVIFLIALGVGGAVAMSGMIGFVGLLVPHLARLLVGPDLRRMLPLSMLLGCVVLLTADWLARLVVTPSELPIGVITALFGSPFFVYLLIQQKRGAHA